In the genome of Thiorhodovibrio winogradskyi, the window CAACCTGCAACTGCAGCTGGAGCAAACCACCGGAGCACTACGCGTTCACCAACTCCAGATTGGTCCCTGGTCGCTCCCACAGTTGCAACGCATCGCTAACTCTTGGGCGAAAGCCTACGAGTCTTTTCGTGCCGAAGAAATTGCTACCGCCACTGGCCGCACGACCAACGAACTGCAAGCGGAACAAGACCGCCTAATCGCCCGCATCGAATCGGCCAGAGCCGATCTCGCCGAGTTTGCTGAACGAAACGACATCGTCAGTCTCGAACGGGATGAAAACCGCGCTCTCGCGGCTCTGACGGGGCTCCACAACTCCCTCGCGAAAGCGCGCGAACGGGTCGTCGACGCCCAAGCGAATCTTGAAGCGGTGGATGCTGCCATCGCCCTCGGCGCGAACGTGGTGCCTGATTGAGCCTGAGCAAGCTATCTGAGGGAACTGGCCGCGCTTCTGAGCAAATTGCGTGAGGGAAAACGAAAAACCCCCTCAAACAACTTGACGAAAGTTGTCCGAGAGGGCTGTCTCCGAATTTCGCCAAAAACCAGGAGACAGCACCAGTGTGTCACGCCTTTCTACACGACGCCAATTTCTACCAACTGCTCACTCGGATCGACGAGTCGATTGCTGAGGAGGCGCGCGCGCGCGGCTGTGACTGCGGTGGGGTCTTGCATCGCGCCTGCTATCCGCGCAAGCCCCGCGGTGAGCGTGGCGTCTTGGATGAGAGCTACCAGCGCCGTCTGAGCTTCTGCTGCGCCGAGGATGGCTGTCGGCGGCGCTGCACCCCGGCGTCCGTGCGTTTTCTCGGCCGCAAGGTCTACCTTGGGGTCATTGTCGTCCTGATCACTGCGCTCAATCACGGTCTCAGCGCGTCGCGTCGTCAGCGCTTGATTGAGACACTCGGTGTCTGCGTCCAAACCCTGCGCCGTTGGCAACAGTGGTGGCGGGAGCAGTTTGTCCAAACCCGCTGTTGGAGGGGATTGGCCGGACAGTTCCTTCCGCCGATCCTCACCGCCCATCTACCCAGTGCATTGCTCGAACGCCTAAGCGGCCGCGCGTTGTCCGAACGTGTCGTGCAATTGCTGGTATTGATCGCCCCGACCACGACAACGACAGGCTCGCCGCAGGCCATGGCCGACCCGCGGAAGATGTAATCGCCCCGGTACGCAACGCCTTCTAGACTCCCAGTTCTGTGCAAAACACCTGAGAGGAGAAGGCCGATGTCGGATGAACAAGCCCACGGCGACCCTGATGGGTGGGCGCGGTTGCGCTTCGCCATTATTGGTCCCTTGTTGGCCGATCCCGCGCCGGGGGCTGGCATTGGGGCGCGCCTGCAAGCGCTGGCCGCCAAATCCTGGCGCCATCCGCTGACCGGCCTGCCGGTGCGCTTTAGCTTCGCGACCTTGGAACGTTGGTACTACCGCGCGCGCGATGTGCAAGACCCGGTCGGGGCACTGCGTGCGCGCCGGCGCCGCGATGCGGGAGCGCCGCGCGTCTTGAGTGCGCGCCTGATGGAAACCATCCAGGCGCAATACCGTGACTACCCCGGTTGGACGGTGCAGCTGCACTACGACAATCTGGTCTCCTTGGTGGAGGCCGATGACACACTCGGACCACTGCCGTCCTACGCCACCGTGCGCCGCTTCATGAAGCGCGAAGGGTTGCACCGCCGCCGGGTCGTGGCACGCCAGACCCCCGGTGCCGAACAGGCCGCCCGGCGTCTGGAGGCCTGCGAGGTGCGCAGCTATGAAGCCCAGTATGTCCATGCCTTGTGGCATCTGGACTTCCACCATGGCTCGCGCCACGTCCTGACCCGCGGTGGTGTCTGGGTCAAGCCCCTGCTATTGGCGATCATCGACGATCATTCCCGCTTGATCTGCCATTTGCAGTGGTATCTGGATGAGACGGCCGAGACGCTGGTGCATGGTCTGGGCCAGGCGTTGCAGAAACGCGGCCTGCCGCGGGCGTTGATGAGCGACAACGGCGCCGCGATGCAGGCCGAGGAGTTCACCGCTGGACTGCTTGCGCTGGGCATCCTGCACGAACCAACGCTGCCTTATAGCCCCTATCAGAACGCCAAGCAGGAACGGTTTTGGGCGACGCTCGAAGGCCGCCTGATGGCGATGCTCCAAGACATCGAGGAGCTCGACCTGCAGCGGCTGAACATCCTCACCCAAGCCTGGGTCGAGCAGGAGTACCACCGCAAGGTTCACAGCGAGACGGCCGCCACGCCGCTGGCGCGGTCGTTGGATGCGCCCAGCGTGGGGCGCCCCTGTCCGGATAGCGAGGCCATCCGTGCGGCCTTTCGCTGCCGCGTCCAGCGTCGCCTACGCCCGCTGGGATTTAAGCGCGGTGGATCTGATCGACCCGCACAGTGGCGCACCGCTGTGTCGGCTCCATCCCTTGAATAAAGCCGCCAATGCCTCGGGCGAGCGACGGCGCCTGGACGGCGCGAGCACACCACCACCGTCCAAACGCACCACGACCCTGCCACCGCTGCTGCGCGAGTTGCTCGCCGAGTATGCCGCCACCGGCTTGCCGCCGGCCTATCTGCCAACCCATGACGATCCGGAGTTTGATGCATGAACAAAACCCTGTTGGCCATCTATGGACTGAAGTTCAATCCGTTTTCTCCGGAGCTGCCAACGGCGGCATTGCATCTGACCCCAGCGGTGGAGCAGTTCTGCTGGCGCATTGAGCAAAGTCTGATTCGCGAAGGCGGCTTTGCGTTGATTCAGGGCGATCCCGGCACCGGCAAAAGCGCGGTGTTGCGCGTGCTCGATGAGCGCCTGCATCAGTTGCCCGACCTCAGCGTCGGGGCCATTACCCATCCGAGTTCCAAATTGGCGGATTTCTACCGCGAGATGGGCGAGCTGTTCGCCGTTGACCTCAAACCGCATAACCGCTGGGGTGGCTTTAAGTTGCTGCGTGAGCGTTGGTTGGCGCATCTGCAAACGACGCTGTTGCGCCCGGTGTTGCTGATTGATGAGGCGCAAGAGATGCATCCGACGGTACTCAATGAGTTGCGTCTGCTGACCTCGATGCAGTTTGACTCGCGCACCTTGTTGAGCGTGATTCTCGCCGGCGATGGGCGCCTGGCGGCGATGCTCCGGCGCGAGGAGTTGCTGCCGCTGGGCAGCCGTATCCGCACGCGCCTGAATCTGGAGTCTGCCAGCCGCGAAGCACTCGTGGCTTGTCTGGAGCATGTGCAGCAGTGCGCGGGTAACGCGAGCCTGATGAGTCCGGAGTTGATGAAGACGCTCGCTGAACATGCGTTGGGTAATTATCGGGTGTTGACGACCATGGCCGCGGAGTTGCTGGCGCAGGCCGCACGCCTTGAGCGCCCGCAACTCGATGAGTCGCTGTACCTTGAGGTGTTTGGCGCGTTACCGGGTAACGCCCGCCAACGCCCGGGGGCCAAGGCGGCGCACGCCCGATGACGGCGGCCTCTCACACCGCGATGATGCTCGCCGCTTGGCACCATGCCGGTATCACGCGCGCGGATCTGGCGGTGCGCACGCCGAGCGCGATGATGCTGTGGTTCCAGGATCGCGCTTTGGATCAGCTGCCGCTCGGATTGGCCAGGGCGCGCAATGCCCATGGGGCGGATGTCTATATCCGTCCGGCTCGCGGCTATCCTTGGCCAATGGTGTTTCTCGATGATGTCGCCCCGGCAATGGCGCACCGCGTCGCCAAGCACTATGCCGTCCTGGTGGTGCGGACTTCGACCCTCGGGGGCTGTCATCTGTGGCTACAACTGACCCGCGCGCTTGATGAGAGACAGCGCGCCCAGGTGCAGCGTTGGCTGATTCCGCGTGTGGGCGCTGATCCGGGCTCAGTCTCTGGTGAGCATCTCGGTCGGCTGGCGGGGATAAAGAATGCCAAACGCGGCGGGGAGTGGGTCAATGTTCTTCACCGCCCAGGCCCTCGGGAGCGGGTCTGGGATCCGACGCCAGCTTTGCCAACGACCGCTGCGCCTCGGGCGAAACCGCCCGCTCGCAAACAGGACTCACGCGCGCCTTCCTCCGCCGGCGACAGCTCGGAGTCAGCCCGCGAATGGGGCTGGGTCCGCGGCGCACTCGAGGCCGGTCTGTCACCAACCACGCTCTACCAGCGCTTGCTCGAGCGCGCTTCCCCGCGTCGCGGTGCCGATGCCGAGCGCTACGCCCGCTATACCCTCTCGCGCGCACTCCGCTCTACCGCGCACCGCCACTGAACCCTGTCCGTCTCTCCCCCTTGGGGGGCGCGTGGTTCATGATTCCCGCTCTCCTTAGTCCGCCAAGGATGGCGTCCCGCATTCCACTGGCAGTCAGCGTCCTTTAAATAGCTTGAAAATAGTTCCGGCGAATAGCGTTTTTACGCTCACCTGATGAACAACAAGCAGACCTCGCCCGCCTGCGCCGCGATTACGAGCGCGAACGTGATCGCCTAGATGGGCTACTCGGGCGGTTCACCCTCCAATACCTTCAGCGCGATCCGTCCCTGCGCCATCTTCCAGAGGAAGTGCGCCTGCTTGAGCGGGAATTACAGCGCGCAACCGAGCGGGCACGCCAAACTGTGCGCCAACAAGCCGTGCAGCAAGTCGATGCCGCCAAGCAGGCTGTTTCGGCGCTGGAACGCGACCTAGACCAGCAACAAGAGCAGGTTCAAGCCTTCTCACGACAATTCAAGCAATACCAATCCCTTGAAGCCGAGCTCGCCCGCCTCGACACGCTCCTGGCAGACACTCGCGACCGCCTCGCCCGGATTGAAATGCGCAATTTCGAGGATTACCCTCCGATCCAGATCGTTGAAAGTGCCGCCTTGCCGACGCGCCCCATCTATCCGCGCTACCAACGGGATCTTTTCATCGCACTTGGCGCATCCCTGCTCGCCGCCCTATTTATCACCTGGCTGACGGATAATCTTTCCGGTCGCGGACGGCCACCAAGCCTTTCCTACGTTGGGGTCCGGGTCGATCCCGGCGTGAGTCTGATCAGCCAAGCGAGAGTTGACCACAGTTCCCGAACCTTAACCAATGACCAAAATCCGAAGCAAATCTCTGATTTTTAAAATCATCTCTAGCCGGACCTCCAGGATTGACCGCACATCCAGCAACGCCATAAGCTAATCCGCCGGATCGGAGTAGGTCACCCAGCGCTAGCGCGCTAAATATACTGGCGTCGAGTGGGTCAATGCGCGTGACAATTTGGCGGTGAACCGTGGCGGCTCGGCTCACTGGTGACGCACGGACAACAACAACGCGCCGGTTCCTTGATGAGATTACGCCGAAATACGCAGGCCTTCGCGAGGCTTCGGCAGGGCAAGTATAACTCGATGGAACGGGTCCTCGCCGACTCCGGTCGCGCGACGGCCATTTGTGATATCCCGGTGCTTCAATCTCCGCGTCAACACGACTCCCAGGAGTCTCGGCAGAAATCACACGACACGCAAGTAAATCGGCCTCATATGAAACAAAAATCTCATTTCCAGCCCAAAATTAAATACGCCAATCGGACACTCTTTGGATATATAAAACGCAATAATGAACCGTAAAGCGAACGTTGATCGAAACGGCGCGTGCCCGACATCCGCAAGCCAAGTGGTACCACTGATATTAGTAAGCTTCCTAAGCACTGCGGCCCCTTCCGTGCCAGCCATTGCCCTTTTTTGCCAATGGTCGTAGCATGCGGCCTTGATCATAACTCGGACCATCCCGAGAGCATGCGCGGGCCATCGTGGCGGTAGGGTGGACAAGAGAAGGGCAGTCCAGCAACGCCGGCGCGACCATCGGTGGATTTTCCTCTCGCTTATCCACCCTAGTCCACCGCCAAATGATCAAGGGCTAGCATGCCAACACCCTGACCAAAAAACCAACAGTTCTTGCCCGCTTGAATCACGACTGGAAACCAGAAAACAGTCACCAGATCGATCGAGCGCCATGGACGGCCCTTCGTAACATCTTCGTTCTACGCGCATGATAATCCGGATGAGTCGGGCGATGAGGATCCAAACATCGGTCTTTTACCTGCTTTACTTTATCAGAAAGCGGATTTGGTGCATCGTGCGACAGTTGAGCAATGTCAAATTCCGTCGGGTGGGCTTGCATTTTCTATTCGTCGCCGTGTTATACGGAGGATGAAGTCAAGTGGCCGTCTATAGCCGCACATATAAATTCGTCTATTTTCAAAACCCGCGCACCGGATCGACGATGCTCGAGACCGTTCTCATCAAGGAGCTTGGGGGCGAGTTAATACCGATTCCCAAGAATCACGCAGAGAAGATGCGTTACAAACATTTAACGTATTTCGAGTTATTGGGAACGGGGGTTATAAGCCGACGCGAACTAGACTCCATGTTTCTATTCACTTCAGTTAGAAATCCCTACGACAAGGCCGTTTCTGATTGGCAAGGCGAGAAAAAATTCTACCAAAAGAGTAGGACGCCGGAGAAACGGCCTGAGAACGTTCTAGCGCACCGTACAACCAACCTGGAGGACTACCTTAAACTTGTCCTATTACTTCGGCTACCCTTACGGCTACGTTTTGCCATCTACAGATATCTTCCGGTGATCGCTTTTAACTTTCTTGCGGCGCTATACGGGTTTGGCCGCCGGATGAACCGAAACTCATTTACCATCGACAAAATGAATCTTTATATTCGTAACAAAAATATTGAATCTGACTTCCAGGAATTTTTATCAAAAATTGGGGTTAATCGGGTGGTGAAGTTACCAATAATTAACCGAACAGAAAATAGAACCCAAGACTACGAGAGCTATCAGACAGTGAATACAAGGCGGTGGCTGCGAAAGATGTACAGCGACATCTTTGATAGATTCTATCCCGATTTGGAGTAACGTCAGTTTAATAGGATCGATCTTTTCTCAATTCTATCGGTCACCGTCAGAGGCGCAGGCGCTATGTTAGATTCACCAACATGGCGTCGCGCATCCAAACAAAGCCTAACGACTTTTTGATCTCTAACAATGTCAAATATAATTTCTTTGAACGGGTACTTTCACAGAAAATGCCCAGTAGAGTTAAAAAAAATGCTGCACAGGATGCTGCCCGAAACAGACCAAAATTTCGGCAAAGTCGCCCGCCTTCAATCCCTAGAAGAAAGCGGAGGAATCCTTGCCAGCACTTTCGCCTGGCGAAATCCGGAAACCTACCATGCGGCTTCAGAACAGGCGAAGTGCAGCATTTTTATCCATGGCGAATTGTACGATCTAAAGCCGAAACTGATTCTTGAGGATTATATTAACCAGCGTCCTGCATTCTTGAATCATCTAGAAGCAGAAGGCGCTTTTGCCGGGCTGATTCATGACAGATTGAACAGCAAAGTGCATATCTTTGCGGATTTTTTTGGTTTAGAGAATATTTTCTATTACTACGATAATGACAAGTTCGCGCTATCCACAAACATTAAGAATATCAGCGCAATTCCAGGGATCGACCGAACCGTCGACATGGAGACATTGGCCAGCTTTTGGAACTTCGGCTTCGCCATTAACCAGCAAACGCCATTCAAAGAAATTAAATTGCTACCACCAGGGACGCTTCTCAGCCTTGATCTGAAAAACTGGAAACTCGCTCACCACACGTATGCAAATTTGCTGGATCTCTTTCATTTTGGCGGAGATGATTCCCAAGACTTAGCAGAACCTGTACGCCTTTTCCAACATGCGGTCAATATCAGAACTTCCGATTACGCCAGTACGCGCTTGGGTTTATCCTTGTCCGGCGGACTAGACTCACGGGCGATTCTATCGGCTATCGGAGAGAAATCAGCCAAACTAACAACCTACACGCTGGGTCTCAAAAAATGCGCGGATGAGATACTGGCAGAAAAAATGGCTGCTATCTGCAACACCAAGCATACTTTTGTACCCATCGACCAAACCGCGCTAGAGGATTTCGAATCCTTAGCCCAAACGCTGGTTTATCACTCGGACGGATTTTACCACCCCCATGAGTCAACCGAGCAAGTAGCCTTGAACTATTTGGCCTCGGACCCTTTCGATATCATGCTGAGAGGGCATGGCGGAGAAATCGCAAAATACAGTCTCGCTTATCCATTTCAATCGTTCCGCGGCATGGACGACCACTCTTCATCTGACATCTTTGACCATTTTTTTGAAAGAGCATCCTTGGCCCGACAGGATATTGATTTCAAGAAGCTTTTTATTCACCCAGTCGCACAAGAGAGCCAGTTCCTCAGTTATAACGCCATGAGACACTCAATTGATCCCGTCATGAAAAGCGGCATCAGAAATTGCGATCTAGGCATCTACCTCTACATCGACCAATGGATACGCAGACAGGTCGTATCATCCCTCAGCCTCTTTCGAGACAAAGTCGGCATTCGGATGCCTTATATGGATCGGAGATTCATCCGTTCTCTTTTGTCCCTTGATCCCAAACGACGCTATTCTGGTGAGTTTCAACGCCGCCTAGTTCATGATTTGTCGCCAGACCTGGAAAAGGTGCCGGATTCAAACACTGGCGCGCCCTTAAACGCGGGTAAAGTGGAGGTGTTCATGAAAGACAAGCTCCACTCGGTCCTGCGCAAAATGGGCATCAAAGGCCACCGTCATTACACCGAGTTTCAGGAGTGGCAAAGAAAACACTTCCGCGATGCGATACAGCAGATCCTTTTCAGCGAACGGTGTCTGGATCGAAACTATTATGACAAGAAGGCACTTGAAGGGATTTTTCAGCAGCATATTTCTGGAAAGAACAACTATTCGCACTTTTTCGGAACAGCGGTAGGAATAGAACTTTGGCATCGCCTGTTTGTGGATTAGCGCCTAAAGGACTGAGAAACTATTGACTTCTGCAAGTAAGAAAGCGAGCAGATCCCCTCTGCAGCAATCTCATCGCCCCCAATTATGGAGTGATAAAGGGGGTATATTACGCACCTCGCACTTGGAGTTCGGAAACATGATCGCTAAACTGCGAGAACTCTGGCAAGAGCGCAGACTGCCCTGGAGACTGACCCACCGAGGTGGGGTGATCAATACTTGCCTACTTGCTCCTTTACGGCAAACCTGGTTTCACCTCCGCCTGCTTATGGTCCCCAATCAGCCGGATGTCACCGTGGTCATTCCCGTGCGGAACCGAATCGACATCCGCATCCGCAATTGCCTACAGAGCCTGCGCGGGCAAGACTACCCGGCCGAGAAGATCCATATCCTCATTGTCGAGTATGGCTCGGACGAGGGCGCCGATATCCCTTATCTTCTCTCCCTTTGTAAACAGTACGGTGCCAAATGCCATCGTACAGGTCCTCAGCAAAAGTGGTGTAAAAGCCACGCGATCAATATCGGACTTCGGCAGATTGAATCAAATATTGTGATGCTGAGCGACAATGACTATGTTTACAGTTCTGACTACATCAGGCAGGCTATCGACATTCTTGTCAATAACCGCCTTTCTGTGGTCTATGGCCCCACTCTGGATATGCCCGAAAACTGCAAAGAACAACTCCAAACCGAGCAGATAGACCTGAACCAGAAAATGCCGGAATGGAAAGCGGCCAGCACCCCGCGCACCAATGGACTGTATCATCCGGGGAACCTAACAACATTCTCGCTGTACCTAAGCTACATTCGGGGAATGGATGAAAACCTATTCGGATGGGGGGGGGGAAGACAATGATATTCAGGAGAGACTGTACAGGCTAGGAACCAAAATGCAGACTCTGAGTGGCCTGTCTTACTATCTTCATCAATGGCACCCAAGGGGCGAGTCATTGAGTCGAGAAGAAGTAACGCGGTATTTTCAGGAGAATTGGAACTATATCAAGCGCACTCGGTCTATTCGCCGCAATCCGCTTGGCTGGGGCATGCAAAAGCCTTTGCCCACGCGCAATCTGTACGCCAAATGCATTACTTGGCCCGATGACGCGTCTTGCGAATCTGGTTTCGCTTTGCGCTTACCCCCCACTAGCGATTGCCCGGCGACATCGGAAATTCATGACGCTGGCGATTCTTATGGAGAAGGAGCCGCATCAATCCTAACGAAAAGGCTGCGTATCAGATCAACAAGCGGAGGATTTCCGCCTGATCGATATTCACAGTAATTAAGGTTGGCAAATTTATACACCCTGAGCAGTGCCAGTCAGCCGACAACGAGGTTGCGACATGATCTTTCTTTCGATCACAGTTACTCTAGGTTGTCTTTTGATAACCTCCATCACGATTTTAACCCTGCACAAAGTCAGAAAAGTCCATCTTGCCTTGTTCTCTCTGAGCGAAAAAATGATCGCAGTTGAACGAGAGACGAAATGGCTATATCAACAACTCCAGTCGATCTATTCGCTTGAAAAGCTTTTGAATTGCGCAAAGCCACTTCCCACTCTTAGGGGTTGGGCTGCTTCTCCAGATTTTTTGCTCGGTATTGCACAGCACGTTTTAAGAGAGAAGCCGCAAATTGTGCTGGAATGCAGCTCCGGAAGCTCGACAATAGTTTTAGCTAGATCAATGCAACTAAATGGTAGAGGCCATGTATATAGCCTAGAACATGACTCTCGCTATAGTGAACGTACGCGAGTAGAACTGGCGGACCAAGGTTTGAGCGATTGGGGGACAGTCATTGATGCGCCTCTTCAGAAGCTGCACGACTTGGAAGGGCACATCTGGTACGCGCTAGACCAGTTGCCAAAAGATATTAAGTTTGACATGCTTGTCATAGACGGTCCGCCGAAAGACACTTGTCCCCTTGCTCGCTATCCAGCCTTGCCGGCTTTACTTAGTCGTCTATCAGCCGGCGCAAGTATTTTTCTCGACGATGCATCACGTGAAGACGAAAAAAAGATCGCTCAGCGTTGGGCGATCGAGTTTCCCTCGCTAAGGCAGGAACAACTTCATTACGAGAAAGGTTGTTTAAAACTAACCCTCCCGGAGAATTAGCTATACCCGGCTGGGTATCGGGAACGGCGGCATCCTAGGTTAATTCATTTTAGCGTTGATGCACTGCTACGGATGTATCCTGCCGATCGCCCACACCGACGCTGGACTAGGGGCTCCCACCCGCCGCCCGCAGGCAGGTAGGCATGTACCAACTTCCGTAGGCAAGGCAGAAATCACAGGCGTAGAATGATCCGGGCAGCCATTTTAAGGTGACGAAATTCGTCTGACTGCAAGCCCCTGATTTTTCGTCAAGGTGCTTGCGTTGGATCGTATGGTTCTGTGACCGCCTGATTCACCTGTAATGGTAACTAGCTGATCTTGAGTATTGTTTTTATGCACCTTAAAGGGGCTGGTTGATCCAAGCAACCATTCCGTTGAACCGCTAACGCCTGAAAGGGCCGACGATGTTGCGACCGCAGCCGGTCGAGAGTTAAGAAGTGACACCTTTTGAAACGTTGCTTGGGGTATCCTGACACTGAGGGTTGGGCATGCTGACACTCAATATCCAAACGCTCATCGACGATGCTAAGTGCGTCGCGAAAGTGCGCGGTTACGCTATCAGGATATTGATAATCATCAGTTAAACAGGTAAGCAAATCGCCTCATGTCTCGATGCCTGAGATGCCGATGTCGCCGACATTGTTAATAACCGCCTTTGTCGTCCTGGTGACAGGGCTTCTACACACTAGACCAATTTTAAGCTACTTGTTAAGTTATATGAGTTATTAGCCGCTCGACTTATTATAAGAAACATTAAACTCTTTGACTGCCGCACTAATATCACCTTCTGCATTAATTAAAGCCCAAAACTCCTTGAAATGCTCTTTTGCTTCTTCAATCTTAAAATTCATTTTTTTTGATTTATCTTTTAGGAATAGAGCTATGTTACTGTTTACAGTATCACAGTAATCTAAAGACACTGAAAGCGGATCTGACTTTTCCGAGAGACCGATTATAATGCCTGACCCTCTATAAGCTTTAATTATTCCGCCCGAGTATCTTTTTGTAAAGCTGACCGCAGTATCTCGAGTATTTCTCGTTAGATGGACATAAATTGCATTATCTCCATACTCAGAATCTGGCCTTGATCATCGCTCGGTCCAAAACTGAGTATTCCGGTAGGCGATCAACCACGCTGAAGTCGTGGCAGGAGCGCCGGGTGGGCGTACCCTTGGAAGTGCAAACTGACCGAGGGAAAAGCCGATGCCCGATGCCCCTACCACTGTTGACTCTAGTGCAGAACGACGCCCCACGCCAATCCATGATCGCCTGGATCGCGCCAACCGTCGTCAGGCGGTGGCGCAAGCGCAGCAGGCTTGGCAGAGCCAACGCGCAGCAGCGGCCAGCGCCGGCGTCGCGCGCGGTACGCTGCGGCACTGGAACACGCCTGCCGAGACATCGCTCGCCGCACCGGCGGGACTGGCGGTCTTCTGTGAGACACCCGAGGGCGTCGAGTGGCTGCGCCGGGTGCAGATGGCCGCACACTGGAGCATCAGCGAACAGGGCGGCGCGGGCGTGCGCGTGGTCTGCCAGTTTCTCGAGCGCAGTGGACTGTCGGCGTTCATCGCTGCCTCCTACGGCACGCAGCAGGCGTTCCAGGCCGAGCTGGAGCGGCAGATCGTCAGCGAAGCCAGCGACCTGAGCGAGACGCTGGCCAAGACCATGCCGCATCGCACCCTCAGCGTCGCCGAAGACGAGACCTGGCAGGACGGCATGCGCTTGGTGGCGATTGAACCGGTCTCGAACTTCATCCTCCTTGAGCAGGCGAGCGCGGCGCGCTCGGCGGCGGCCTGGAGCCAGGCGCTGAAGTGTGGGCTGGCGGGGTTCAAGGTCACCGTGGTGCAAGGCATCAGCGATGAGGCCAAGGGACTGTTGGCCCATGTTGAGCGCGACCAGGGTGCCCATCATTCGACCGACCTGTTCCATCTCCAGCATGAGGTGAGCAAGGCGATGAGCCTGGCGTTGGGGCGCGCTGAACAGCGAGCCGAGACCGACGAGACGATGGCCAAGGCGCATTGGCAGGCGCACTGCGCGGCCGAGCAGACTTATCATCGCCAGCACCATGGCCCAGGGCGCCCGCCCGCGTTGGCTGTGCGCATCGATCGCGCGCTTGAGGCCTACGTTCAAGCCAGCCTCGCGCGCGAGCGCGCTCAGGCGCAGCGCGCGGAGTCCAAAGCCCTGATCGGCGCTTTTAGCGCGGTGGATCATCCCTATGAACTCGAGCAGGGACAGGCGCAAACGCCCGCGCAGCTGCAGACGAATTTGGCGGGGCTGTTTGCACGCTTGGAGGCGCTCGCCGAGGAGGTGGACCTCTCCGAGCGCCTGTGTGCGCATCTGGCCAAGGCGAAGCGCTTGACGAACAGCCTGGTCGCCACCCTGGCGTTCTTCTTCATGACGGTCAACACGCGGGTTCAGGCGCTGGACCTCGCGCCGGCGATTGAGCAGGCGATGCTCAACGATTTGATCCCGGCGCTCTATCTAGAGCGCGCAGCCGCGCGTAGTTCCCGCGCTGAGCAGCGCCATCGGCTGCTGGCACTAAGTGCCGAGCGCCTCGCCCCACTGCAGCAGCCTGCGCACCCGATCCAGTCGCTGGATGAGGAGACCCGTCGGTACCTGGAGCAGGTCGC includes:
- a CDS encoding ExeA family protein, with amino-acid sequence MNKTLLAIYGLKFNPFSPELPTAALHLTPAVEQFCWRIEQSLIREGGFALIQGDPGTGKSAVLRVLDERLHQLPDLSVGAITHPSSKLADFYREMGELFAVDLKPHNRWGGFKLLRERWLAHLQTTLLRPVLLIDEAQEMHPTVLNELRLLTSMQFDSRTLLSVILAGDGRLAAMLRREELLPLGSRIRTRLNLESASREALVACLEHVQQCAGNASLMSPELMKTLAEHALGNYRVLTTMAAELLAQAARLERPQLDESLYLEVFGALPGNARQRPGAKAAHAR
- a CDS encoding DNA-primase RepB domain-containing protein codes for the protein MTAASHTAMMLAAWHHAGITRADLAVRTPSAMMLWFQDRALDQLPLGLARARNAHGADVYIRPARGYPWPMVFLDDVAPAMAHRVAKHYAVLVVRTSTLGGCHLWLQLTRALDERQRAQVQRWLIPRVGADPGSVSGEHLGRLAGIKNAKRGGEWVNVLHRPGPRERVWDPTPALPTTAAPRAKPPARKQDSRAPSSAGDSSESAREWGWVRGALEAGLSPTTLYQRLLERASPRRGADAERYARYTLSRALRSTAHRH
- a CDS encoding asparagine synthase-related protein, with product MLHRMLPETDQNFGKVARLQSLEESGGILASTFAWRNPETYHAASEQAKCSIFIHGELYDLKPKLILEDYINQRPAFLNHLEAEGAFAGLIHDRLNSKVHIFADFFGLENIFYYYDNDKFALSTNIKNISAIPGIDRTVDMETLASFWNFGFAINQQTPFKEIKLLPPGTLLSLDLKNWKLAHHTYANLLDLFHFGGDDSQDLAEPVRLFQHAVNIRTSDYASTRLGLSLSGGLDSRAILSAIGEKSAKLTTYTLGLKKCADEILAEKMAAICNTKHTFVPIDQTALEDFESLAQTLVYHSDGFYHPHESTEQVALNYLASDPFDIMLRGHGGEIAKYSLAYPFQSFRGMDDHSSSDIFDHFFERASLARQDIDFKKLFIHPVAQESQFLSYNAMRHSIDPVMKSGIRNCDLGIYLYIDQWIRRQVVSSLSLFRDKVGIRMPYMDRRFIRSLLSLDPKRRYSGEFQRRLVHDLSPDLEKVPDSNTGAPLNAGKVEVFMKDKLHSVLRKMGIKGHRHYTEFQEWQRKHFRDAIQQILFSERCLDRNYYDKKALEGIFQQHISGKNNYSHFFGTAVGIELWHRLFVD
- a CDS encoding glycosyltransferase; translated protein: MIAKLRELWQERRLPWRLTHRGGVINTCLLAPLRQTWFHLRLLMVPNQPDVTVVIPVRNRIDIRIRNCLQSLRGQDYPAEKIHILIVEYGSDEGADIPYLLSLCKQYGAKCHRTGPQQKWCKSHAINIGLRQIESNIVMLSDNDYVYSSDYIRQAIDILVNNRLSVVYGPTLDMPENCKEQLQTEQIDLNQKMPEWKAASTPRTNGLYHPGNLTTFSLYLSYIRGMDENLFGWGGGRQ
- a CDS encoding class I SAM-dependent methyltransferase — its product is MIFLSITVTLGCLLITSITILTLHKVRKVHLALFSLSEKMIAVERETKWLYQQLQSIYSLEKLLNCAKPLPTLRGWAASPDFLLGIAQHVLREKPQIVLECSSGSSTIVLARSMQLNGRGHVYSLEHDSRYSERTRVELADQGLSDWGTVIDAPLQKLHDLEGHIWYALDQLPKDIKFDMLVIDGPPKDTCPLARYPALPALLSRLSAGASIFLDDASREDEKKIAQRWAIEFPSLRQEQLHYEKGCLKLTLPEN
- a CDS encoding DUF6399 domain-containing protein yields the protein MPDAPTTVDSSAERRPTPIHDRLDRANRRQAVAQAQQAWQSQRAAAASAGVARGTLRHWNTPAETSLAAPAGLAVFCETPEGVEWLRRVQMAAHWSISEQGGAGVRVVCQFLERSGLSAFIAASYGTQQAFQAELERQIVSEASDLSETLAKTMPHRTLSVAEDETWQDGMRLVAIEPVSNFILLEQASAARSAAAWSQALKCGLAGFKVTVVQGISDEAKGLLAHVERDQGAHHSTDLFHLQHEVSKAMSLALGRAEQRAETDETMAKAHWQAHCAAEQTYHRQHHGPGRPPALAVRIDRALEAYVQASLARERAQAQRAESKALIGAFSAVDHPYELEQGQAQTPAQLQTNLAGLFARLEALAEEVDLSERLCAHLAKAKRLTNSLVATLAFFFMTVNTRVQALDLAPAIEQAMLNDLIPALYLERAAARSSRAEQRHRLLALSAERLAPLQQPAHPIQSLDEETRRYLEQVAGDCADLFQRSSSCVEGRNGVLALYQHGHHRLSPRKQQVLTALHNFSIRRPDGTTAAERFFAQPHPSLFEQVLERMPWPARPARRRPRPAKPPHLTLVAA